The window CCTGCCAATCATTAACTAACATTAAAGGCGTTAGCACGGtattaaaagaagaaacttGACACAGGAGGCACTGGTTCAAAAGAGGAGTCAGGCTCAGCAGCAGATCCACAGATATAGAAGCCAAACTGCGAAAGTTTTAAGTTTGAAAGGTGCTAAAGTATATAGTATTGATGCTTTAAAAGAGACTACAATATTGTTGGATTTAAATCCAGAGTTCAATGCTGTTTGGAATTATAGAAGggatattattaaaggtATTAGGGATGAATTGAGTGAAGATTTTTGGCATGATGAATTGAGTTTTACAATGGTCCAGTTAAAAAGTTTTCCGAAAGTGTATTGGATTTGGAATCACAGGGTTTGGTGTTTGAATAATTGCCAAGGTAATGCGCTTAAACTTTGGAAGTATGAGTTGGGAATTGTAGGGAAGATTTTAAGCATGGATCCAAGGAACTTTCATGGTTGGCATTACAGGAGAATTGTAGTGAACAAACTTGAGGCGTTGAGTCGTATTTCGATGAATAAGGATGAGTTTAACTACACCACCAAGATTATCAATGAAAATATCTCCAATTTTAGTGCTTGGCATCAAAGATGTCAGCTAATTCCTAAAATGCTTAAACACGGAGAAATTACTAACTTTCCTGAGTTTGTCCAGAAAGAAACTgattatattatcaatgCAATGTTCACTGATGCAGATGATCAATCTGTATGGACTTATGTGCATTGGTTTATTAAAGATGAGTGTATTGTGAACAATATTCCTACACAGGAGTACATATCCATGCTCCTAAAATTCGAGGAGAATATTACCATGATTAACGAGGATGAGATTGATTTCTCCGGAAAGGAAAATATATGGtgtttgaaaactttggtTTCAATAGAGTCcattcaaataaaaaacctGGGTTTGCCTATAGAATCGCATATCAAAGAttatttgaacaaattaaTGGATCTTGATCCTCTAAGgagaaaaaaatatgttCACATGTTGAATAATGCttgatttatatatataagtaaTAATACAAGTGAATGGGTTAATGCGTTTAGGggtattttttgttttcaacgGGCTTATTAAAGGAGTGAATAACTTATTATTTGGATCGTTTAGCCCCACTGGGCCCTGCTGGCATTGCTTCCTCGGCAACTCTCTTCCTGTCTAGAACATATCTCCGTTCACGTATCTTATAATCCCGCTCTTCGATAAGATATTTATCCTTTTCTATGGACGAGATATTTTCCTTTAAGCCCTTATCCTCTCCAACTTTAGCCTTTAATTTTATGAATCTTTCAACGCTAATCGATGTTAAATTTTCTGGTAGatggttcttcaaatcgcatatatcaaaaacattgatgaagaagtttatAACTGATACATAAGCTTCATTAACTGAGTCTTCATCACTTTCAAATAGATTATATCTTATGTTCGGCCATTGCACGTTTTCCAACAGTTCGCACGCGATCTTTAAAACTGCCAGAGCAATAGTGTGTTGTGGAACAATTAGTAAAAGTTCTAATTTAATAACATCAAATGCTATAAGCCACGCCAAATGGCAAACATTATAATCTAAAGACAATTCACGCCCAATTTTGACAATGTATTCGTCGATATGTACTGTATTATTGATTCGATGATCGAATGCACATGTCTCTAGTATCCGTAACTccatttgaacaattcttGTTTTATAAGTCTCTAACTTCTCAGATGTAACCTTCGCAGAATTCCTCAGCTTTAATGACGCAGAACAGAGGTCTCCAACCTTCTTAACGGTCTCCACCTGTTTGCAACTAATAAATAAGCAGCTTGTTGCCACATCGTAACACATCTCCGtttcaaatttattgaatACATAATATCGTTGATAAAAATACATTGCAACCTCCAGAGTCTTCCTGGGGAACTTTAACTGTACGCATATATCACATAGAAACTTAAAAACcgatattcttttttgattgtAAGTTCGACGGTCAGGTATGGTATTTTTCTGAGCTCTCTTTATTTGTTCTTTCGTTAAATACGGTCTCGAGAGTGTTAGCTGACTCTCATATACTGTAGCGGACATTTCCAAACTGCAACAGCTATATCTAAAGATACTTTAAGAACCTGATAATATTCCAAGGGATTGATTGTTGACGTATATAAACCTTTTGGTGATGCATGTTCGACAGCGGCAGGTCTTATACATTCggaaaatttgaaaaatcacCGAACACGGGTTGATAGAAATctaaaatcatcattaatTAACCCTCTCAAACGATCTTCCCTCTACCTATCAGTGTCTTCCCATGGAGGTTTTTGTTGGATATAAGTACTCTGAAAGCTTTATATACAATTATTTTAAGTCTACCTTTAAccttgaagaagttttgaGGTCAAATTCTCCAGGTCATCCAAACTTTGAGGCTCTTCGACTTCTATGATGTCATTGGCACGGCGGTCCTCCAGATAACGCTCTTCTTGGTCACGTTGTAGAAGctttatcttctttttagaAGGTTTATTGGAATCCGCGTAATCTGAATCATAGTAGTCTGATTGCATGTCATCGCTTAAGTTGGGTGTTCTCAGGTATGCGGCAGTGGAACCTGTGGTGTGTTCACAATCGTCTCCACTGTCATGGCGTTCTTGTTGTGATTCCATTTCTCTTTTCAGGGCCTCCAacctctttctcttcttttcttgtcTTTTGTCCTTGGCAAGTTTTTTATCTTGCACATCAACCTTTGCCATAATGTCAGCTTCCTTGGATAGaaattctttcttttggGATTCTGCGTCACCTTTCTTGTGAAATTCCTCCTCGCCTTCTAGTTCATATATTGGATGTGGAataccatcatcatcgaACTTCAGCTTTGAAGGATTGCCGTTTGACGATAAAGAAGCCTTCTTTGACACTGCCCTCTTTTGTGCTCTCTTGGAAGATATCACCATGGGTTGCGGCAAATCTTCTTCGTTTAACTCATGATTTGAACGCTTAATGGTCATAAAATCGTCAGTATCGTTAGTGTCCCCTCCTGATTTGGTAATGTTTAGGTAATGTTCACTCAAGACAGTTTGGTTTTTACGGCCAAACATCCTGTCATATTTAGTCCTCACTGGTTTgttctcttcttcttcaagatcACCATTTTCGTTCGTTTTagacaataataatagtttCCTCGAAGtgtttttcaattctttcGACCTCTCTATAGATTTCATTCCTTTGATTTTGATCTTTGGAGCGCCTGGTAATCCTAAAGAAGATGCAAACTCTTCAAGAGGCAGCTCTGAAAATTTAAATACTTCGGTATCCTTCTGTATGTAGATTGATCTGACATATGATATAAATGCCTTTTGTGCCAAATATTTGAGCTCGGGGCTCTTGAACAGTAGGGATTGCAGCTGATTTCTAATAGATTTACGTTTTGACTGCTTAATCACTGACTTTTTTGGTTCTATCATTTTGGTCTTCAATCTTTTTAAGAAGCCGGGTTCTTCTTGTGGAGTTAACATAATAAGACATTTTCCGCTTTTACCGTAACGAGCTGATCTACCTGCCCTATGAATGTAAGTGTCAACATCTTCAGGGCAATCTACTTGAACCACCCAATCAACTGTAGGAAAATCAATGCCTCGGGCAACGACGTCGGTCGAGAACAAACAAGCATGCTGCGCTCTGCTAAATTTGTCCAAGGTTTCTGTCCTAGcagtttgtttttgtctTCCATGCAAATGCATCAAAGAAATACCTGGCTGTAACTTTCTAAATGTCTCATAAACAAAATGTACCTGTTTGGAAGATGACAAAAACACAACTGTCTTTGAGTTCAAATGCGACTTGATGAAACTAAATAGTATATCCAGTTTATCTGGAAGTTCAACATCGATGTACGATTGCTCTAACGTTTCCGGAGTGGCAGGTTGGTTTTTAGAGAGTAATGTGTCGGAACCAATGCTTTTATAATCAACCAAAGATAGCCTTGCCAAGTCTGCCAAGGATTGGGATTGAGTGGCAGAAAACAATAGAGTTTGTCTATCTGGAGGTAAATTTGACACAATTGCATCCAATGTCTTTTTGA is drawn from Eremothecium cymbalariae DBVPG#7215 chromosome 8, complete sequence and contains these coding sequences:
- the BET4 gene encoding Rab geranylgeranyltransferase BET4 (similar to Ashbya gossypii ACR042C 1-intron), with translation MHGIKRRNLTQEALVQKRSQAQQQIHRYRSQTAKVLSLKGAKVYSIDALKETTILLDLNPEFNAVWNYRRDIIKGIRDELSEDFWHDELSFTMVQLKSFPKVYWIWNHRVWCLNNCQGNALKLWKYELGIVGKILSMDPRNFHGWHYRRIVVNKLEALSRISMNKDEFNYTTKIINENISNFSAWHQRCQLIPKMLKHGEITNFPEFVQKETDYIINAMFTDADDQSVWTYVHWFIKDECIVNNIPTQEYISMLLKFEENITMINEDEIDFSGKENIWCLKTLVSIESIQIKNLGLPIESHIKDYLNKLMDLDPLRRKKYVHMLNNA
- the CTK2 gene encoding Ctk2p (similar to Ashbya gossypii ACR041W), whose protein sequence is MSATVYESQLTLSRPYLTKEQIKRAQKNTIPDRRTYNQKRISVFKFLCDICVQLKFPRKTLEVAMYFYQRYYVFNKFETEMCYDVATSCLFISCKQVETVKKVGDLCSASLKLRNSAKVTSEKLETYKTRIVQMELRILETCAFDHRINNTVHIDEYIVKIGRELSLDYNVCHLAWLIAFDVIKLELLLIVPQHTIALAVLKIACELLENVQWPNIRYNLFESDEDSVNEAYVSVINFFINVFDICDLKNHLPENLTSISVERFIKLKAKVGEDKGLKENISSIEKDKYLIEERDYKIRERRYVLDRKRVAEEAMPAGPSGAKRSK
- the HCA4 gene encoding RNA-dependent ATPase HCA4 (similar to Ashbya gossypii ACR040W), with the translated sequence MAKRHRLTTSKRKEIRKEQERALDELKRRINDFGATKCTASSFDELPISEVTLKGLKESGFIKLTDIQRDSIPMALKGHDILGAAKTGSGKTLAFLIPVIEKLYREKWTEFDGLGALIISPTRELAMQIYEVLIKIGKHTSFSAGLVIGGKDVKFEMDRISKINILIGTPGRILQHMDQAVGLTSSNLQILVLDEADRCLDMGFKKTLDAIVSNLPPDRQTLLFSATQSQSLADLARLSLVDYKSIGSDTLLSKNQPATPETLEQSYIDVELPDKLDILFSFIKSHLNSKTVVFLSSSKQVHFVYETFRKLQPGISLMHLHGRQKQTARTETLDKFSRAQHACLFSTDVVARGIDFPTVDWVVQVDCPEDVDTYIHRAGRSARYGKSGKCLIMLTPQEEPGFLKRLKTKMIEPKKSVIKQSKRKSIRNQLQSLLFKSPELKYLAQKAFISYVRSIYIQKDTEVFKFSELPLEEFASSLGLPGAPKIKIKGMKSIERSKELKNTSRKLLLLSKTNENGDLEEEENKPVRTKYDRMFGRKNQTVLSEHYLNITKSGGDTNDTDDFMTIKRSNHELNEEDLPQPMVISSKRAQKRAVSKKASLSSNGNPSKLKFDDDGIPHPIYELEGEEEFHKKGDAESQKKEFLSKEADIMAKVDVQDKKLAKDKRQEKKRKRLEALKREMESQQERHDSGDDCEHTTGSTAAYLRTPNLSDDMQSDYYDSDYADSNKPSKKKIKLLQRDQEERYLEDRRANDIIEVEEPQSLDDLENLTSKLLQG